One segment of Solanum stenotomum isolate F172 chromosome 1, ASM1918654v1, whole genome shotgun sequence DNA contains the following:
- the LOC125843086 gene encoding uncharacterized protein At1g28695-like translates to MDYTKNSISTLAIISLLLVGFIYISTLSTFPPKTFLSFQINPTNSPPGMAKYELEGALKKASMAEKTVIITVINKAYVEPYNGEYPSMFDLFLEGFWEGESTRVLLEHLLVVAVDQTAYERCRFRRLHCYRLVTGDGDFAREKIYMSEEFIKMMWRRTRFLMEVLKLGYNFIFTDTDVMWLRNPFLLLNKSKKLDLQMSTDRFNGDSFSYSNSINTGFYYVRSNRKTITLFEIWYAMRRNSKGMKEQDVLAKMLREGVNKELYLRMKFLDTLYFGGFCSDNKDVKLVMTVHANCCRTIEAKVADLKNVLVDWKRFKEGHVTAGENSFKWSNHISCNNSWHVL, encoded by the exons atggattaCACCAAGAACTCCATCTCCACTCTTGCAATTATTTCTCTGCTTTTAGTTggatttatttatatttctacTTTATCTACTTTTCCCCCTAAAACTTTCTTGTCTTTTCAAATTAACCCAACAAACTCTCCACCT GGGATGGCGAAGTATGAGCTTGAAGGAGCTTTAAAAAAAGCATCAATGGCGGAAAAAACAGTAATTATTACTGTAATAAACAAAGCTTACGTGGAGCCCTATAACGGCGAGTACCCATCGATGTTCGATCTATTTTTGGAGGGATTTTGGGAAGGAGAGAGTACAAGGGTATTACTGGAACATTTATTAGTGGTAGCTGTGGATCAGACGGCGTATGAACGGTGTAGGTTCCGGCGACTTCATTGTTACCGGTTAGTCACCGGCGACGGAGATTTCGCCAGAGAGAAGATTTATATGTCGGAGGAGTTTATTAAAATGATGTGGAGAAGGACACGGTTTTTGATGGAAGTGCTTAAACTTGGttataatttcatatttacG GACACAGATGTAATGTGGCTAAGAAAtccatttttattgttaaaCAAGAGCAAAAAATTGGATTTACAAATGAGTACTGATCGGTTCAATGGAGACTCTTTCTCCTACTCAAATTCCATCAATACAGGGTTTTACTATGTGAGGTCCAACAGAAAAACCATcacattatttgaaatttggtaCGCGATGAGGAGGAACTCGAAGGGCATGAAAGAACAAGACGTGTTGGCCAAAATGTTACGTGAAGGCGTGAATAAGGAACTCTATcttagaatgaaattcttggacaCCCTATATTTTGGTGGTTTCTGTAGCGATAATAAAGATGTTAAGTTAGTTATGACCGTTCACGCTAATTGTTGCCGGACCATTGAAGCTAAAGTGGCTGATTTGAAGAATGTACTAGTAGATTGGAAGAGATTCAAGGAGGGTCATGTTACTGCTGGTGAAAATAGCTTCAAATGGTCTAACCATATTTCTTGTAACAATTCATGGCATGTACTTTGA